From one Malus sylvestris chromosome 1, drMalSylv7.2, whole genome shotgun sequence genomic stretch:
- the LOC126616824 gene encoding uncharacterized protein LOC126616824, whose protein sequence is MASPSEPPHTNQQLGPTVTHLVHSTASNLLSIFASPKTTPSPSTPPPAIRVGLLLPNSPKPLAFQPDSNTSAMKGVASSPESTSGFPSTVRIAGLNSNIKGGGGPAFVGQVFSMCDLSGTGLMAVSTHFDIPFISKRTPEWLKKMFKSITNSERNGPVFRFFMDLGDAVTYVKRLNIPSGVVGACRLDLAYEHFKEKPHLFQFVPNEKQVKAANKLLKTMPQNGKCKRVDGVPVFSAQNLDIAIASSDGIQWYTPYFFDKNMLDNILEESVDQHFHSLIQTRHMQRRHDVIDDNIPAEVIEEMGDNLWEPPEVQEVMDEMGNPGIPLSVISKAAEMQLLYAVDKVLLGNRWVRKATGIQPKFPYMVDSFERRSAASFLRASQSARCLGNGEAVNDTEDSLDCSTSEIKLKDDIHTNKGNKIKLWFPFGDWFSHLWSKQRDQNEELSKECIEQSSLQNPNLPKITMVGISTGEAGPMSKANLKKTMEDLTKELEQTDSGNGFGSDTSNELRFEDRDPLFVANVGDYYSGMAKTGSARWVRGGNN, encoded by the exons ATGGCCTCGCCGTCCGAACCACCACACACCAATCAGCAACTCGGACCCACAGTAACGCACCTGGTCCACTCCACCGCATCCAATCTCCTCTCCATCTTTGCCTCCCCCAAGACGACCCCCTCGCCGTCCACGCCCCCGCCGGCAATCCGCGTCGGGCTCCTCCTCCCCAACTCGCCAAAACCTCTCGCTTTCCAGCCCGACTCCAATACCTCCGCCATGAAGGGCGTGGCATCGTCGCCCGAGTCGACCTCCGGGTTCCCGTCAACGGTCAGGATTGCAGGGCTGAACTCGAACATCAAGGGCGGCGGTGGGCCGGCGTTTGTGGGCCAGGTCTTCAGTATGTGCGACCTCTCCGGGACTGGTCTCATGGCCGtctccacccacttcgacatcCCCTTTATTTCCAAAAG AACTCCTGAGTGGCTGAAGAAGATGtttaaatcaattactaatagTGAGAGAAACGGCCCTGTGTTTCGGTTTTTCATGGATTTAGGCGATGCGG TTACGTATGTGAAACGGCTGAATATTCCGAGTGGCGTGGTGGGTGCTTGTCGTCTTGATTTAGCATATGAGCATTTCAAG GAAAAGCCCCACTTGTTCCAGTTTGTTCCAAATGAAAAACAG GTCAAGGCAGCTAACAAACTTCTCAAGACAATGCCGCAGAATGGCAAATGCAAAAGGGTTGACGGAGTTCCAGTTTTTAGTGCTCAAAACTTGGATATTGCAATAGCAAGCTCAGATGGGATCCAATG GTATACTCCCTACTTTTTTGATAAAAACATGCTTGATAACATTCTTGAGGAATCTGTTGATCAGCATTTCCAttctttaattcaaactcggcACATGCAGCGGCGACATGATGTGATTGATGACAACATACCAGCAGAAGTAATTGAAGAGATGGGAGATAACTTATGGGAGCCTCCAGAG GTTCAGGAAGTAATGGATGAAATGGGGAATCCTGGAATACCTTTGAGTGTCATTTCAAAAGCTGCTGAAATGCAGCTCCTCTATGCTGTTGATAAAGTACTTCTGGGTAATAGGTGGGTACGGAAAGCAACTGGCATTCAACCCAAATTCCCTTATATGGTTGACTCTTTCGAGAGAAG GAGTGCGGCCTCTTTCCTCAGAGCTTCTCAGTCAGCCAGATGCCTTGGCAATGGCGAAGCAGTAAATGATACTGAAGATTCTCTAGATTGTAGCACTTCGGAGATTAAATTAAAGGATGATATTCACACCAAtaaaggaaacaaaataaaactctGGTTTCCTTTCGGAGATTGGTTTAGTCATCTGTGGTCGAAACAAAGGGACCAAAATGAAGAGTTGTCAAAGGAATGCATAGAGCAGAGCTCACTACAAAATCCAAATCTTCCTAAGATTACTATGGTTGGCATTTCAACTGGTGAGGCAGGGCCGATGAGTAAAGCAAATTTAAAGAAGACGATGGAGGATTTAACAAAAGAATTGGAGCAGACGGATTCAGGAAATGGTTTTGGTAGCGATACAAGTAATGAGTTAAGATTTGAAGATAGAGATCCGCTATTTGTGGCAAACGTAGGTGATTATTATTCTGGCATGGCAAAGACGGGTTCAGCTAGATGGGTTCGTGGAGGAAACAATTAG